A genomic stretch from Caldisalinibacter kiritimatiensis includes:
- a CDS encoding C39 family peptidase, whose protein sequence is MKKIVSMLMIFALLLNIGTMVFANNEPVIIKDIAPEGEFSKYLDTSLNRSGSVGIQSVLNISLPVLAFDQHDPEWKDDIMETDGLSIDHYGCALTSVAMVFRYFGINTDPGKLNEDLGDYACPIHWYRAAELGSDGKAELVTFKEYPSDSDVINATVAALQDDNPVIVGFKKPDDGTHFVLVKSVIGDGLSWDDYGVIDPNGATYKNLKYYKDLGWTFHRLVIYDKVN, encoded by the coding sequence ATGATATTTGCTTTATTATTAAATATAGGTACAATGGTATTTGCTAATAATGAACCTGTTATAATTAAAGATATAGCACCAGAAGGCGAATTTAGTAAATACTTAGACACTAGCTTAAATAGAAGTGGTAGTGTAGGTATACAGTCTGTACTTAATATTAGTTTACCTGTATTAGCGTTTGATCAACATGACCCAGAATGGAAAGATGATATAATGGAAACTGACGGTTTATCAATTGACCACTATGGATGTGCTTTAACCTCTGTTGCCATGGTATTTCGTTATTTTGGAATTAATACAGACCCAGGTAAATTAAATGAAGATTTAGGTGACTATGCGTGTCCTATACATTGGTATAGAGCGGCAGAGTTAGGCTCAGATGGAAAAGCTGAATTAGTAACATTTAAAGAGTATCCTAGTGATTCTGATGTTATTAATGCAACAGTAGCAGCTTTACAAGATGATAATCCTGTAATTGTTGGTTTTAAAAAACCTGATGATGGGACTCATTTTGTATTAGTTAAGTCCGTAATAGGTGATGGCCTTTCATGGGATGATTATGGAGTAATCGACCCTAATGGTGCTACCTATAAAAACCTTAAATATTATAAGGATTTAGGATGGACATTTCATAGACTAGTTATTTATGATAAAGTAAATTAA